The proteins below are encoded in one region of Planctopirus limnophila DSM 3776:
- the coaE gene encoding dephospho-CoA kinase (Dephospho-CoA kinase (CoaE) performs the final step in coenzyme A biosynthesis.), with product MTSQSAISTRKVPVVGILGAIGSGKSFVARSAAVDVEPPWLVLDADRAGHEVLREEAVRARLVELFTSQILGADGEIDRRQLAAQVFGELPTQQAARKQLEQVVHPQIRSRLLQQIEHAAHAGYAAVILDAAILLETGWRTLCDLLVYIDTNEVDRHAQIAGRGWSLEDLARREASQWSLDAKRSVADLVIFNDLKTNAATTALRDAIQSWLKTPPVTSSHAEMSDVKAIAQEPGKAASQNGVSSFVKNAASLCVVNWPCDEPAPFSGMAWPLVRSLTNFESAWWCANLSIWHQPLKITSQLVRQPSP from the coding sequence ATGACATCGCAGTCTGCGATCAGCACTCGAAAAGTCCCTGTCGTCGGAATTCTGGGAGCGATTGGCTCCGGGAAGAGTTTCGTCGCGCGGAGTGCTGCCGTCGATGTGGAACCGCCGTGGCTGGTGCTGGATGCAGATCGTGCGGGACATGAGGTGCTACGGGAAGAGGCTGTTCGCGCCCGGCTGGTCGAACTGTTCACCAGTCAGATTCTTGGTGCCGATGGTGAAATTGACCGTCGCCAATTGGCGGCCCAGGTGTTTGGAGAACTCCCCACTCAGCAGGCTGCGAGAAAACAACTCGAACAGGTGGTGCATCCGCAGATTCGATCGCGGCTACTCCAACAGATCGAACATGCGGCTCATGCCGGATACGCGGCTGTGATTCTCGATGCAGCGATCCTGCTGGAGACTGGCTGGCGTACACTTTGCGATTTGCTGGTTTACATCGATACGAATGAAGTCGATCGTCATGCACAGATCGCAGGGCGTGGCTGGTCGTTGGAAGATCTGGCCCGACGGGAAGCGAGCCAGTGGTCACTGGATGCCAAGCGATCCGTGGCCGATCTGGTCATTTTCAACGACCTCAAAACGAATGCAGCGACAACGGCTCTCAGAGACGCGATTCAATCGTGGTTGAAAACACCACCGGTCACGTCGTCTCACGCGGAGATGTCCGATGTCAAGGCGATCGCGCAGGAGCCGGGAAAAGCGGCTTCTCAGAATGGTGTTTCATCTTTCGTAAAAAATGCCGCCAGCCTGTGTGTTGTGAATTGGCCATGTGACGAGCCTGCGCCCTTTTCTGGCATGGCCTGGCCACTCGTACGTTCGTTGACAAACTTTGAAAGCGCGTGGTGGTGTGCCAACCTGTCAATCTGGCACCAGCCACTAAAAATTACCTCTCAGTTAGTCAGGCAGCCCTCGCCATGA
- the rho gene encoding transcription termination factor Rho, producing the protein MTMKPRASMNRSTEASATGEAPPIPLGSFRRESQSGRATATSSSAAGREPVREPDQDRADRRTEEFSAPPLARSQALPPDDDDQPLPGDDKYEQAKNGENEIHVAELQRLTMKELIDIARAENITEYTGLKKQDLIFKILKERTKLHGLMFGEGTLEILPDGFGFLRSPDYHYLPCPDDIYVSPSQIRRFGLRNGATVAGQIRPPKENERYFALLRVEAINGEDPNLLTEKVFFDDLTPLHPERRLKLAGISSDYSSRVVDMIAPIGMGQRGLIVSPPKAGKTILLQNLAKAVLANEPDVYVIVLLIDERPEEVTDMERQVKGRNCEVISSTFDEPPSRHIQVSEMVIEKAKRMVEYGQHVVIFLDSITRLARAWNSEVPHSGKILTGGVDANALQHPKRFFGAARNVEEGGSLTIIATALVDTGSKMDDVIFEEFKGTGNTELHLDRRMVEKRVWPAIDINRSGTRREELLFNEEELRKIWILRRVVGDMNPVEAMELLTSRLRRTKTNEEFLNTMNLS; encoded by the coding sequence ATGACCATGAAACCTCGTGCCTCGATGAATCGTTCGACAGAAGCCTCTGCCACCGGAGAGGCCCCGCCGATCCCCTTAGGTTCCTTCCGCAGGGAATCTCAGTCAGGTCGTGCAACGGCAACAAGTAGTTCTGCTGCCGGCCGTGAACCTGTGCGCGAACCAGACCAGGATCGTGCCGATCGTCGAACAGAAGAGTTCAGTGCGCCACCACTCGCTCGATCGCAGGCTCTGCCACCCGATGACGACGACCAGCCACTTCCCGGCGACGACAAGTACGAGCAGGCGAAAAACGGCGAAAACGAAATCCATGTCGCTGAACTCCAGCGATTGACGATGAAAGAACTCATCGACATTGCCCGAGCGGAGAACATTACCGAGTACACCGGGCTCAAAAAGCAGGATTTGATCTTCAAGATTCTCAAAGAACGCACCAAGCTGCATGGCCTGATGTTCGGTGAAGGCACGCTCGAAATTCTTCCCGATGGTTTCGGGTTTCTGCGCAGCCCCGATTATCACTATCTGCCCTGCCCGGATGACATCTATGTGTCACCAAGCCAGATTCGCCGCTTCGGGCTGAGGAATGGAGCGACTGTCGCTGGTCAGATTCGTCCGCCCAAGGAAAACGAGCGCTACTTTGCTTTGTTGCGGGTCGAGGCGATTAACGGTGAAGATCCGAATCTGCTGACGGAGAAGGTCTTCTTTGACGACCTGACGCCTTTGCATCCCGAGCGTCGACTGAAGCTGGCGGGAATATCTTCCGATTACAGCTCACGCGTGGTCGATATGATTGCTCCCATCGGGATGGGACAGCGAGGACTGATTGTTTCGCCACCAAAGGCTGGCAAGACGATTCTGCTGCAGAATCTGGCGAAAGCTGTCCTTGCCAATGAACCTGATGTCTATGTGATTGTGCTGCTGATTGACGAGCGCCCCGAAGAAGTGACCGATATGGAACGGCAGGTCAAAGGGCGAAATTGCGAAGTCATTTCGAGTACGTTCGATGAACCTCCCAGCCGACATATTCAGGTTTCGGAGATGGTCATTGAGAAGGCCAAACGCATGGTCGAGTACGGTCAGCATGTGGTGATCTTTCTCGATTCGATCACCAGACTGGCCCGCGCGTGGAACTCGGAAGTTCCTCATTCGGGAAAGATCCTCACAGGTGGTGTCGATGCGAACGCTCTGCAGCATCCCAAGCGATTCTTTGGTGCGGCACGCAATGTCGAAGAAGGGGGCAGCCTGACGATTATCGCCACAGCTCTGGTTGATACCGGCAGCAAGATGGACGATGTGATCTTTGAAGAGTTCAAGGGGACAGGGAATACCGAACTGCACCTGGATCGCCGGATGGTTGAAAAGCGAGTCTGGCCCGCGATTGATATCAATCGTTCGGGGACACGCCGGGAAGAATTGCTGTTTAACGAAGAAGAACTTCGCAAAATCTGGATTTTGCGCCGAGTCGTGGGTGATATGAACCCCGTGGAAGCCATGGAACTGCTGACATCCAGGCTGCGGCGAACCAAGACGAACGAAGAGTTTCTGAATACAATGAATTTAAGTTGA